The Molothrus ater isolate BHLD 08-10-18 breed brown headed cowbird chromosome 1, BPBGC_Mater_1.1, whole genome shotgun sequence genome includes a window with the following:
- the TMUB1 gene encoding transmembrane and ubiquitin-like domain-containing protein 1, with protein sequence MALIEGVGDEVTVLFALLLAAAVLGLAWASTRAPEPATPPAEAAPSTAPAERKASTPNPAPAPTPAPAEGAAASDEAEGLRHRSPPAATAEGPAEPTLVLRLKFLNDTERLARVRPGDTVGALKRTYFPGQEQQVRLIYQGQLLRDDTQSLAGLHLGHLSVLHCHLSPPSAAPTAPGSPGPRSPAPAALGVGSLALPLFVLLLALLWYLQLQHRHVFTATATTCLAGLTLLVTFVAFAMYRR encoded by the exons ATGGCGCTCATCGAGGGCGTCGGCGATGAGGTGACGGTGCTGTTCGCGCTGCTGCTGGCGGCCGCCGTGCTGGGGCTCGCCTGGGCCTCCACGCGCGCCCCCGAGCCCGCGACGCCGCCGGCTGAGGCGGCCCCGAGCACGGCCCCCGCCGAGCGCAAGGCCTCGACCCCCAacccggccccggccccgacCCCTGCCCCGGCCGAGGGAGCGGCGGCCTCCGATGAGGCGGAGGGGCTGCGGCACCGGAGCCCTCCCGCGGCCACCGCCGAGGGCCCCGCCGAGCCCACGCTGGTGCTGCGGCTCAAGTTCCTGAACGACACGGAGCGCCTGGCGCGGGTGCGCCCCGGGGACACCGTCGGTGCGCTCAAGAG GACCTACTTcccggggcaggagcagcaggtgcGCTTGATCTACCAGGGACAGCTGCTGCGTGACGACACCCAGAGCCTGGCGGGGCTGCACCTGGGCCACCTGAGCGTCCTGCACTGCCACCTGTCGCCGCCCAGCGCGGCCCCCACGgcccccggcagccccggcccccgcagccccgcgcccGCGGCACTGGGTGTGGGCAGCCTGGCGCTGCCGCTCTtcgtgctgctgctggccctgctctggtacctgcagctgcagcaccgGCACGTCTTCACCGCCACCGCCACCACCTGCCTGGCCGGCCTCACTCTGCTCGTCACCTTCGTGGCCTTCGCCATGTACCGCAGATAG